One genomic region from Syntrophobacterales bacterium encodes:
- a CDS encoding nucleotidyltransferase domain-containing protein has protein sequence MKSKIRSQLREIETNENVRIVYACESGSRAWGFPSADSDYDIRFLYVHPLEWYLSIDVTRDVIERPLQDGLDISGWDLKKALRLFRKSNPPLLEWLGSPIVYLEEYSTAESMRSLLPDYYSPTACLYHYLHMARGNYREYLKGDVVWIKKYFYVLRPILAMNWIERGCGVVPTDFSILIDKLALEQPVAQEIVHLLTAKRAGMELDRGPRIETLSRFIADELDRWEKSSVINQQHPINTGTLDELFRATLALAWSTVPKKERNGNDQ, from the coding sequence ATGAAATCAAAAATCCGCTCCCAACTCCGTGAAATCGAAACCAACGAAAATGTTCGGATTGTCTATGCCTGCGAATCAGGCAGCCGGGCCTGGGGCTTTCCATCCGCCGATAGCGATTATGATATTCGCTTTTTGTATGTTCATCCCTTGGAATGGTATCTGTCAATCGACGTCACCCGCGACGTCATCGAACGACCGCTTCAGGATGGATTGGATATCAGCGGCTGGGATCTGAAAAAGGCCCTGCGGCTGTTCCGCAAATCAAACCCGCCGCTTCTGGAGTGGCTGGGCTCTCCCATCGTCTATCTGGAGGAATATTCGACAGCGGAAAGTATGCGTTCGCTATTGCCTGATTACTATTCCCCCACGGCCTGCCTCTATCATTATCTCCACATGGCGCGAGGAAATTACCGGGAATATCTTAAGGGCGACGTGGTGTGGATCAAAAAATATTTCTACGTCCTGCGCCCCATCCTGGCGATGAACTGGATTGAGCGAGGGTGTGGCGTCGTACCCACGGATTTCAGCATCCTGATTGATAAGCTGGCCTTGGAGCAGCCGGTCGCACAGGAGATCGTCCACCTTCTGACGGCTAAGCGCGCCGGGATGGAACTGGACAGGGGGCCGCGCATTGAAACCTTGAGCCGCTTTATCGCGGATGAACTTGACCGCTGGGAAAAGAGCAGCGTCATTAATCAGCAGCATCCAATCAACACCGGCACACTGGATGAGCTTTTCCGGGCAACGTTGGCTCTGGCATGGAGCACCGTGCCGAAGAAGGAGCGCAATGGAAACGATCAATAA
- a CDS encoding HEPN domain-containing protein — translation MCDLDHARQILKIAKRYLKALGGMLDPDTFAYEIFGFHAQQTAEKTLKAWISALGGSYGLTHEPWALA, via the coding sequence ATGTGCGACCTTGATCATGCCCGGCAGATACTGAAAATAGCCAAGCGTTATCTGAAAGCGCTTGGCGGGATGTTGGATCCCGATACCTTTGCGTATGAAATTTTCGGTTTTCATGCCCAGCAGACAGCGGAAAAAACCTTGAAAGCCTGGATATCAGCGCTTGGTGGAAGTTACGGGTTGACGCATGAGCCTTGGGCTCTTGCTTAA
- a CDS encoding DUF2442 domain-containing protein, producing the protein MPVAESVSVTDDTLSVNLSDGRTILVPTAWYPRLLCAKPEERNKWRLIGRGDGIHWEDIDEDISIEGLLSGKQSGESQTSFKNWFGARQARKTPIRAAGG; encoded by the coding sequence ATGCCGGTTGCAGAAAGTGTATCGGTAACAGATGATACACTGAGTGTTAATCTTAGTGATGGCAGAACCATTTTAGTTCCCACTGCCTGGTATCCCCGTCTGCTGTGTGCTAAGCCGGAGGAACGAAATAAATGGCGGCTGATTGGAAGGGGAGACGGGATTCATTGGGAAGATATTGACGAGGACATCAGCATAGAAGGTCTATTGTCGGGAAAACAATCTGGGGAAAGCCAGACATCATTTAAAAATTGGTTTGGGGCAAGGCAAGCACGCAAAACACCCATAAGGGCAGCGGGCGGCTAA
- a CDS encoding DUF4160 domain-containing protein: MPTILRVGPYRFFFYAGDHGEPVHVHVEHDDKIAKFWLEPVRLANSGGFNRLELSGIFKIIEVNVDKILEGWHEYFGD; the protein is encoded by the coding sequence ATGCCCACGATACTTCGAGTTGGACCATATCGATTTTTCTTCTATGCCGGTGATCATGGCGAGCCTGTTCATGTGCATGTCGAACATGATGATAAAATTGCAAAATTTTGGCTTGAACCTGTAAGATTAGCCAATAGCGGTGGCTTTAACCGGCTGGAATTATCGGGAATATTCAAGATAATTGAAGTGAATGTGGATAAAATATTGGAGGGGTGGCATGAATACTTTGGCGATTGA